The following are encoded together in the bacterium genome:
- a CDS encoding cyclase family protein — MKLVDLSHPINIHTPGWVGYPGSKIYYTQTLQTNRVVSQRIESSLHVGTHLDGPMHMADGGGDMASLPLTKLIHEGVIVDVSDEVSDWSIITPEMITSKVEVKKGDILIIHTGYHRYYEGKPEQDLTRYFCMHPGGTRDLAEWMLERELAWWGIDAGSGDHPMNTTIRHMRPDLTRRFEQKVGMPVRDYFGEYTYTHHRSGREITEDLFPLHYLAFPKGCIHAENVGGDIEKVLNQRCIIGAFPWKFEGGESCPCRIIAFFDVGDLSVEEMYQTV, encoded by the coding sequence ATGAAGCTCGTCGATCTCTCCCACCCGATAAACATTCACACTCCGGGTTGGGTCGGGTATCCCGGATCCAAGATCTATTACACCCAGACCCTGCAGACCAACCGGGTGGTGTCACAGAGGATCGAGTCTTCGCTGCATGTGGGCACCCACCTCGACGGTCCGATGCACATGGCCGACGGGGGCGGCGACATGGCCTCCCTCCCGCTCACCAAGCTCATCCACGAAGGGGTCATCGTCGACGTCTCCGACGAGGTGAGCGACTGGAGCATCATCACCCCCGAGATGATCACCTCCAAGGTGGAGGTCAAGAAGGGCGACATCCTGATCATCCACACCGGCTACCACCGCTACTACGAGGGGAAGCCCGAGCAGGACCTGACCCGCTATTTCTGCATGCATCCCGGCGGGACCAGGGATCTGGCCGAATGGATGCTGGAGAGGGAGCTGGCGTGGTGGGGAATCGACGCCGGCTCGGGAGATCACCCCATGAACACCACCATCCGCCACATGCGACCCGACCTGACCAGGCGCTTCGAGCAGAAGGTGGGCATGCCGGTGAGGGACTACTTCGGCGAGTACACCTACACGCACCACCGGAGCGGGCGGGAGATCACCGAGGACCTGTTCCCCCTCCACTATCTCGCCTTCCCCAAGGGCTGTATCCACGCCGAGAACGTGGGCGGCGACATCGAGAAGGTGCTCAACCAGCGATGCATCATCGGCGCCTTCCCGTGGAAGTTCGAGGGTGGCGAGTCATGCCCGTGCCGCATCATCGCCTTCTTCGACGTAGGCGACCTGTCAGTTGAGGAGATGTACCAGACCGTCTGA